The following is a genomic window from Pedosphaera parvula Ellin514.
AAAACATCCGCATTGCAAACGCGGGTTGGCGATGACGCCGGTGAAGTTTGGGATTTCATTTACGGTGACTCATTTGAATCAAGCAGGGGCGCTGGTTTTGATTTATCAGGATGGGACGGTGCAGGTGAATCATGGCGGGACGGAGATGGGACAGGGTATTCACACGAACATGCAGGCCATTGCGTCGAAGGAACTGGGGATCAGGAAAGAAAATATCCGGGTGATGCACACGAGCACTGACAAGGTGCCAAATACTTCGGCGACGGCGGCATCGAGCGGCTCGGATTTAAATGGCGCGGCAGTGAAGAATGCGTGTGAGATTATACGCGCCCGTTTGTTGCCAGTGGCGGTGAAGTTATTGGGGGATAAATTGAGCAAGGCACCCACAGGCGAGGATGTTGTTTTTGCGGAGAATGAGTTTTGGGATAAAGCCCATCCACAGACGAAATTGCCGATGGCTGAGCTGTTGCGGGTTGCGTATATGGAACGGATTAGCCTGTCAGCGACGGGATATTATCGGACGCCGGATATTCATTGGGATCGCGTGAAGGGGAAGGGCAAGCCGTTTCATTATTTTGCTTATGGCGCGGCGGTGACGGAGGTGGAAGTGGATGGTTTTACGGGAATGATGCGGGTGTTGCGGACGGATATTTTGCAGGATGTGGGTGACTCGATCAACGCTGGTATCAATCGCGGTCAGGTGGAGGGTGGATTCGTGCAAGGGATGGGGTGGCTGACGGGTGAGGAATTGAAGTGGGATGAAAAAGGCCGCTTGCTGACGCATTCGCCGGATACATACAAAATTCCGGCCATCGGTGATATGCCACAGGTGTTTAATGTTTCGTTTTTACGGAATGCGACGCAGTCAAGTGTGGTGCATGGCAGCAAGGCAGTCGGTGAGCCTCCGTTGATGCTGGCGATTTCGGTGCGCGAGGCGATTCGTGATGCGGTGGCGGCGTTTGGGAAGGCTGGGGGAGAAGTGCCGTTGAGTTCGCCAGCCACGTGTGAAGCTATCTTTACATCGATACAACAACGCCTGGGAAAAATCGATGGCGTGGTCTATTCTCAGGTGAAAACAGGTGCGCAGGTTTCTGCAAAGGCTTAGGTGCCCTCGACTATTTCGCTGTGGGCGGCGGGGGAGCCTTGGTTTTCGTAGACGAGTTCGGCGCGTTTTTGAATGAATTGGGCCATGATGCTGACGGCGATTTCCTGGACACTTTGAGATTTGATGGGAATGCCAACGGGGCAGGCGACGCGTTGGAGTTGTTCGGGCGTGGCGATTTTTTCTTCGAGGAAATGTTCGAAGATGGTGCGGGCTTTGCGGGCGCTGCCGATCATGCCAAGGAATAGAAATTTCTTCTGGATCCAATCTTTCAACACCAGTGCGTCGTGGCGATGACCGCGCGTGACCACAAGACCGAAAGCAGGGACGAAGGGCAAACGGAGAGTGGCTAATTTTTCCCAGACGTTGACCTGCAAGGCGATTTCCTGCGGGAAATAATTGTGGTTCGCGAGGGCAGGGCGGTCATCGAAGACGGTGACGCTGAAATCGAGTTGGGCCGCGAGAGGAGCTACGGCCTGGGCGATGTGACCGGCTCCGGCGATCCAGAGGGCGCAGGGTGGAGTGATGGTTTCCTGATATAGAAAGTCATTTGCGGCTTCTGCTCTGGTGATGGAGAAATCTTTTTTGATGCCCCAAGTCAGAGTGGATTGGCGGTTGGCGAGTGCCTGCCAGAAGGCATCGCCAGCGGATTGGGCATTGGGGATGATGAGGCCGGAAACCTTGCCGCCACAGATGAGGCCATCGTCCCAGCCGAAATCGTGATCGAGGAGGAGGTCGAAGGTGGATGGCTGATTGGTTTGAAGAGATTGGATGGCGCGGTGTTGAATTTCGGCTTCGAGACAGCCGCCGCCCAGAGTGCCTTTGATGCGACTATCGGTGTAGAAGAGTGCCTTGGCGCCGACCTTTTGCGGGCTGGAGCCTTTGGCGCCGGAGATGAGGGCGAGAGCGACAGGTTCACCGGCGCGGGCAGCTTCAGCCAAAGCCTGGAAAACGAGGTTCTTCATGTTGCCGGTATCTGCTTGTCTGTAGGACCAAGCTCTCTATCAATAAGTGAAAGCCATGTCAGCATAGGCTGCATGGTGGAAGACAGCAAGCACGTGTAACACGAACCAACCATGCTTGAACGATTTTTTCGACTTTCTGAAAACCAAACCACCGTTCGAACCGCGGTATTGGCAGGCTGACCACGTTTCTGACGAGGGCGTATATTATCTTTGTGCAACCGGCGGTGTTGTCGGGGGGCGATGATGTGTCAGAATGTCAGAAAGATTGATTGGTCGGATTATAGTGAGTCGGTGCCATCGTTTTTTAATTATGGTGGGAATTCCACTGTGTTATTCGATTGCGGATGGACTGGCGCTGGGATTCATCAGTTACCCGATCATCAAATTTTTCAGCGGGCGCGGGAAGGAGATTGGGGCAGTGACGTATTTGTTGGCTGCGGTTTTAATTATGTACTTTCTGTTTGTGCGGGGGAGAATGGGGTAGGAAAATTTCGATTTTAGATTTTTGAATTGCGATTGCCAACAAACGACGGCGGCTATAAAAAGGCACAAAACCATTTTCCTGTGGATACTGTGTGGGCAAAGAGTTCAGGCGCATGTTCACTCGCCCCGGCCTTCGCATTGGATATTTCATCTCCCTGCCGCATAAACCTGCTGTAACCTTTTTACATCGGCGTAAATATATAGATAGATGATGACCGATGACATGGCGTTGGTGCGGGAGTATGCCGGGAGTAATTCCGAGGTGGCGTTTGCCACCCTGGTGTCGCGGCATGTTAATCTGGTCTATTCTGTTGCTCTACAGCAGGTCCACGACCAGCATCTGGCGGAAGAAATTACCCAGGCCGTCTTCATCATTTTAGCACGGAAAGCTGGAAAACTCAGTTCGAAGACAATTCTCTCCGGGTGGCTCTGTCGCACGGTGCGATATGTTTCAGCCAACGCACTTAAAATTGAATGGCGGCGGAAACGTCGCGAACAGGAGGCGCACATGCAATCCATTTTGAACGAACCGGAATCTGAAGGCGCATGGAAGCAGATTGCTCCTTTACTGAGCGTGGCACTGGCGCAATTGAGCGAAAAGGACCATGACGCCATTGTGTTGCGGTTTTTCGAGGGCAAGAACATGAACGAAGTGGGAGTTGCCTTGGGTGTCAGCAAAAATACGGCTAAAACACGGGTGAGCCGGGCGGTGGATAAATTGAGAAGATTTTTTATGAAGCGAGGCGTGGTGCTTTCGGCCTCCGTGATTGCAGGCGCAATTTCGGCAAACTCGGTTCAAGCAGCACCAGTCGGATTGGCAACCGCTGTGTCGGCCGCTAAAGGAACAGTCGTCGTCGCTTCCACTGCAAACCTCATCACAACAACACTAAAAATTATGGCATGGTCAAAAGCGAAAACAGCAATCCTGGCTGGCGTGGCAGTTATTCTGACTGTTGGGGTAGTGACTGGCCTCGTCAGTATTAGCACCACAAAACCTAAAGGGTCTTCCCAGCAACCCGCGGACTCTGCTTCAAAACAGAATACGGGGACGACCGCCGATAGGAGGACACCCAAAGGAACGATGCTCGTCATGGCGAATGCGATGGAAGCTGGTGATGCAAAAACATATGTCGAGAGCTACGTGCTGGCCACCACTGAGGAATTGAAACTGAAGTCAACATTGGAGGCAATGATCGTGGCCATGGCCAGATTCAATGACGCACTTAGCAACAAGTTCGGAGGAGAGGCGGCCCACTCTGTTTTCGCGGACATGCCTTTTGCGTTCCCCACCAATCGGATTGATTCCCTTGAACAGAAAATTCAAGGCGATTCGGCCACAGTCTCCCTCGGCGAAAAAGCTGGTCGTCCCATTCAGTTCACAAAGGTTAACGGCGAGTGGAGGATGCAACCGGATAGTTTTGTTCATTTGAGTCCGGCGGTCCTGGGCGATCTTTATGTCCGGGTCATCAAGGCGCTGGATGAGACCACTCCCGAAATCTCGCAGGATAAATTCAAGACGGCCATGGAAGCCGTTGACAAGATGAAGGAAAGGGCGCGGTGAAAACGTGAAACGCGCGTTCACGCTCTTCGAGTTGCTTGCCGTCGTTGCGGTGATTGCTGTGCTGGTGAGTTTGTTGCTTCCCGCCCTGTCCCGCGCAAACGCCAAGTCCAGGCGCACCACCTGTCTCAACAATCTAAAGCAGGTGAATCTTGGCTTGCGGATGTATGTCGAAGACAATGGCGACACGCTTCCCAATACCAATGCAGTGATGTCCGCCTATAAAGGGCTGGTGAAAACGTATGTCGGGCTGGAAGCACCTTCTTCACCCAATGACCGGCTTTTCACGTGCCCAGCCGACCGATTCAGCGTGGATGCGATCAACAATGTTGTCACAAGCGGGAGCATGCACGAAAGCTCCGCGTGGGATTATTCCAGCTATGGATTCAACGGCCTTAACCGGATGAGCGAGTTGCTTCCTGGTGTTGCTGGTAAAAAGCTTTCTTCAATCCGTGACTCAGTGAAAACAGTCTTGTTGGCGGAGAACTCGGCCTTCTTCGGGTTCTCGTGGCATGAGCCGGGGAGTCCGCCGATAGCAAACAATGCGCAGAGTGTCGTCAGCTTCGGTGACGGGCACGTCGATTATGTTCGCATCTATTGGGATGGCGTTAGCGGCAAAACAGATGCGCCGATGTTTTACAATCCGCCTGCTGGATATGATTATAAATGGAGCGGAGATTGAATTCTGCTGCCGCGAGCGTCGAAGCTTCAAACTGGCGAGATATTTTTGATCACATTGGAAAACCAAACCACCGTTCGAACCGAGGTATTGGGAGGCTGACCACGTTTCTGACAATGGCGTATATCATCTTTGTGCAACCGGCGGTGTTGTCGGGGGCGGCGATGTGTCAGAATGTCAGAAAGATTGATTGGTCGGATTATAGTGAGTCGGTGCCGTCGCTTTTGATCATGGTGGGAATTCCGCTTTGTTATTCGATTGCGGATGGACTGGCGCTGGGATTCATCAGTTACCCGATCATCAAATTTTTCAGCGGGCGCGGGAAGGAGATTGGGGCATTTTCCTTCGCGCCGGTTTCCCCATCTGGTAATCCGAGTTCCCTGCGACATAAAAGGACTGTAACCTTTTTTGCATCGGCTACTTTGCCCCGAGTTGTGCCGCGGCTTTGGGATCTAGTTGCTTCAGCATACTCTCCGCCGCTGACCGGACATTGGGGTCGGCATTGCTCAGGTTTCTGGTTAAGAGTGCTTTCATTTCGTTGGTGGAAAGAATCCGGCGCAGACTTGCGAATAGCGGATATCTGATGTTTGGGTTGGAATTTCCCAAGTACTGCTGAAGGACAGGAACGGCGGCTTTGGCCTCCCCTTCAAAGGCACCCAGGGTTCCGATCAACAGACTGACCTGGATCCGATTAAGCGCGGGGTTGTGCGGTTGGTTTTGATCGAGACTGTTCATCAGGGCCGGAACGGCCATTTGAGGGTTGCTATGGATTTTGTGTAGCGTGATGATTGCGTGAGTGCGCACGGAGGAATTAGTAGAATTCAGCGCCCGGACCAGGGCGGGAACCGCAGCCTGAGCATTGGTTCCAAACTCCCCGAGAATTGCCGAGTTCCCGGCCCAATCCTTTGCGTTGGTATCGTCAAGCGCCACAACCAGTGGGCCAATCGATTCACCTTTGATTTTCATTAACGCTGCCGTAGCTGGAAATCCAAAAACCTCCTTCGTTTGGTGGCTCGCCCGGACGAGGGCGGGGATGGCATTGCTGGCGGCTGCGCCTATTTCCCCGAGGGCGCGGGCAGCCTGGGCACGCTCGATATTCCGATCAATGGACAGCAATTTGTCCATGGTGTTGCGCAAGGGTGAGGCTGGTCGGTCAAGAGTATCGATCAAATAAGGGACTGCCTTTTCGCCCATCGATCGCAGAGCCAACTGCGCCTCGGCTTGCTGCTGTTGATCCCCCAATTGCAATTCGGTGGACCAGTAGCTCAA
Proteins encoded in this region:
- a CDS encoding XdhC family protein — its product is MKNLVFQALAEAARAGEPVALALISGAKGSSPQKVGAKALFYTDSRIKGTLGGGCLEAEIQHRAIQSLQTNQPSTFDLLLDHDFGWDDGLICGGKVSGLIIPNAQSAGDAFWQALANRQSTLTWGIKKDFSITRAEAANDFLYQETITPPCALWIAGAGHIAQAVAPLAAQLDFSVTVFDDRPALANHNYFPQEIALQVNVWEKLATLRLPFVPAFGLVVTRGHRHDALVLKDWIQKKFLFLGMIGSARKARTIFEHFLEEKIATPEQLQRVACPVGIPIKSQSVQEIAVSIMAQFIQKRAELVYENQGSPAAHSEIVEGT
- a CDS encoding RNA polymerase sigma factor, with the translated sequence MMTDDMALVREYAGSNSEVAFATLVSRHVNLVYSVALQQVHDQHLAEEITQAVFIILARKAGKLSSKTILSGWLCRTVRYVSANALKIEWRRKRREQEAHMQSILNEPESEGAWKQIAPLLSVALAQLSEKDHDAIVLRFFEGKNMNEVGVALGVSKNTAKTRVSRAVDKLRRFFMKRGVVLSASVIAGAISANSVQAAPVGLATAVSAAKGTVVVASTANLITTTLKIMAWSKAKTAILAGVAVILTVGVVTGLVSISTTKPKGSSQQPADSASKQNTGTTADRRTPKGTMLVMANAMEAGDAKTYVESYVLATTEELKLKSTLEAMIVAMARFNDALSNKFGGEAAHSVFADMPFAFPTNRIDSLEQKIQGDSATVSLGEKAGRPIQFTKVNGEWRMQPDSFVHLSPAVLGDLYVRVIKALDETTPEISQDKFKTAMEAVDKMKERAR
- a CDS encoding type II secretion system protein, producing MKRAFTLFELLAVVAVIAVLVSLLLPALSRANAKSRRTTCLNNLKQVNLGLRMYVEDNGDTLPNTNAVMSAYKGLVKTYVGLEAPSSPNDRLFTCPADRFSVDAINNVVTSGSMHESSAWDYSSYGFNGLNRMSELLPGVAGKKLSSIRDSVKTVLLAENSAFFGFSWHEPGSPPIANNAQSVVSFGDGHVDYVRIYWDGVSGKTDAPMFYNPPAGYDYKWSGD
- a CDS encoding HEAT repeat domain-containing protein, which codes for MKKRFCILTVLIGLIAGSLFWMISRGAGPLYHGRSLSYWSTELQLGDQQQQAEAQLALRSMGEKAVPYLIDTLDRPASPLRNTMDKLLSIDRNIERAQAARALGEIGAAASNAIPALVRASHQTKEVFGFPATAALMKIKGESIGPLVVALDDTNAKDWAGNSAILGEFGTNAQAAVPALVRALNSTNSSVRTHAIITLHKIHSNPQMAVPALMNSLDQNQPHNPALNRIQVSLLIGTLGAFEGEAKAAVPVLQQYLGNSNPNIRYPLFASLRRILSTNEMKALLTRNLSNADPNVRSAAESMLKQLDPKAAAQLGAK